A window of Cryptomeria japonica chromosome 3, Sugi_1.0, whole genome shotgun sequence contains these coding sequences:
- the LOC131070770 gene encoding probable WRKY transcription factor 43 yields MKAVMESDSADTTQTESNPQRNKITLKTRSETDILDDGYRWKKYGQKQIKNSLYQRLYFKCTVRGCVVKKKCQRCDDDPLFVLTTYEGTHNHSSDNIISSELRNSYDLRNQLLQAEDSAEASANTFE; encoded by the exons ATGAAAGCAGTCATGGAATCAGATTCAGCTGATACAACTCAAACTGAGAGCAATCCTCAGCGCAACAAAATAACTCTTAAAACAAGGAGCGAAACAGATATTCTTGATGATGGGTACCGCTGGAAGAAGTATGGTcagaaacaaataaaaaatagcCTGTACCAGAG GCTTTATTTCAAATGCACAGTAAGAGGGTGTGTGGTGAAAAAGAAATGCCAGCGTTGTGATGATGATCCTCTATTCGTTCTCACAACATATGAAGGGACTCATAACCATTCATCTGATAATATTATCTCTTCTGAGTTAAGAAATTCATATGACTTGCGAAATCAGCTCCTTCAAGCAGAGGATTCTGCCGAAGCTTCTGCAAATACCTTCGAATAG